In Thauera sp. JM12B12, one DNA window encodes the following:
- a CDS encoding acyltransferase → MTQNTLYTVHPSAIVDDGAQIGEGSRVWHFAHVCGGARIGKGVSLGQNVFVGNKVVIGDKCKVQNNVSVYDNVTLEEGVFCGPSMVFTNVYNPRSLIERKSEYRNTLVKRGATLGANCTIVCGTTIGEFAFVGAGAVINKDVKPYSLMVGVPARQVGWMSEYGEQIPLPVKGKGEYTCPHTGQQYRLNDQTLERISK, encoded by the coding sequence ATGACTCAGAACACCCTCTACACCGTCCACCCCAGCGCCATCGTCGATGACGGCGCCCAGATCGGCGAAGGCTCGCGCGTCTGGCACTTCGCCCACGTCTGCGGCGGCGCGCGCATCGGCAAGGGCGTCTCGCTCGGCCAAAACGTCTTCGTCGGCAACAAGGTCGTCATCGGCGACAAGTGCAAGGTCCAGAACAACGTGTCGGTCTACGACAACGTCACCCTCGAAGAAGGCGTTTTCTGCGGCCCCAGCATGGTGTTCACCAACGTCTATAACCCTCGCTCGCTCATCGAGCGCAAGAGCGAATACCGTAATACCTTGGTCAAGCGCGGCGCCACACTGGGCGCCAACTGCACCATCGTCTGCGGCACCACCATCGGCGAATTCGCCTTCGTCGGCGCCGGCGCCGTCATCAACAAGGACGTCAAGCCCTACTCCCTGATGGTAGGCGTGCCGGCCCGCCAGGTCGGCTGGATGAGCGAATACGGCGAACAGATCCCGCTGCCGGTGAAAGGCAAGGGCGAATACACCTGTCCTCACACCGGCCAACAGTATCGACTCAACGACCAAACCCTGGAGCGCATCAGCAAATGA
- a CDS encoding DegT/DnrJ/EryC1/StrS family aminotransferase: MSIPFIDLKAQYRALQPQIQASINAVLEHGQYIMGPEVRELEERLEAYTGAKHCITVASGTEALLISLMALGIGPGDEVITTPFTFVATAEVIVLLGAKPVFVDIEPDTCNIDANLIEAAITPRTKAIMPVSLYGQPADMDEINAIAARHGNIPVIEDAAQSFGAEYKERKSCNLSSIGCTSFFPSKPLGCYGDGGAIFTSDDAIAQACREIRVHGQSKRYVHTRVGVGGRMDTLQCAIVLAKLERFDWEIAQRLEIGARYNQLLDEIGFQRVIQRPERTSVYGQFTVLCEDREAVQSSFQKAGIPTAVHYPVPLNEQPAYKHLCCPDCTPIAKETAKKVMSLPMSADFSYEDQRTVCNLLKTGIHDA, from the coding sequence ATGAGCATCCCCTTCATCGACCTCAAGGCCCAGTACCGCGCACTGCAACCGCAGATCCAGGCCAGCATCAATGCGGTCCTGGAGCACGGCCAATACATCATGGGGCCGGAGGTTCGCGAACTCGAAGAGCGCCTCGAGGCCTACACCGGTGCAAAGCATTGCATCACCGTCGCCAGCGGCACCGAGGCCCTCCTGATCAGCCTGATGGCCTTGGGTATCGGCCCCGGAGACGAAGTCATCACCACCCCGTTCACCTTCGTGGCCACCGCAGAGGTCATCGTCCTGCTTGGTGCCAAGCCGGTCTTCGTCGACATCGAGCCCGACACGTGCAACATCGATGCGAACCTGATCGAAGCCGCAATCACCCCGCGCACCAAGGCCATCATGCCGGTCAGCCTTTACGGCCAGCCGGCAGATATGGATGAGATCAACGCCATCGCCGCGCGCCACGGCAATATCCCGGTGATCGAAGACGCCGCGCAGAGCTTCGGAGCCGAGTACAAGGAGCGCAAGAGCTGCAACCTGTCCTCCATCGGATGCACCAGCTTCTTCCCGAGCAAACCGCTGGGCTGTTATGGCGACGGCGGCGCGATCTTTACCAGCGACGACGCGATCGCACAGGCCTGCCGCGAGATCCGCGTTCACGGCCAGAGCAAGCGTTATGTGCACACCCGCGTCGGCGTCGGTGGGCGCATGGACACGCTGCAATGCGCGATCGTGCTCGCAAAGCTGGAGCGTTTCGATTGGGAGATCGCACAGCGGCTCGAGATCGGTGCGCGCTATAACCAACTACTCGACGAAATCGGTTTCCAACGCGTGATCCAGCGTCCCGAACGTACTTCTGTATACGGCCAGTTCACGGTGCTCTGCGAAGACAGGGAGGCGGTTCAGTCGTCATTCCAGAAGGCGGGCATCCCGACGGCGGTGCACTACCCTGTTCCGCTGAACGAACAGCCGGCCTACAAGCATCTCTGCTGCCCGGATTGCACGCCTATTGCCAAAGAAACAGCAAAGAAGGTTATGAGCTTGCCGATGAGCGCGGACTTTTCGTACGAAGATCAACGGACAGTCTGCAATCTCCTCAAGACTGGAATTCATGATGCTTAA